GGCGAGGTCCTCCGCCCGGGCGGCCGCCTCTACCTGGTGGCGCGGACGGCGCAGGGCGCGAAGACGCTGGCCGGGGAGATGGAGCGGGCGGTGGGACCGGTGCGCGAGGTCGAGCGCGCCGCCGGCTACCGCGTCTACGAAGCGGTGCGGGAGGATCGTCGGGGGGATGTTTGAAGCGCTGCAGGACCGGTTCCAGGCGATCATCCGCAACCTCACCGGACGGGGCGTGCTCTCCGAAGCCGACGTCGACGCCGCCCTGCGCGAGGTGCGCCTGGCGCTGCTCGAAGCCGACGTCAACTTCAGGGTGGTCAGAGTCTTCGTGGATCGCGTGCGAGAGCGGGCCGTCGGAGAACGGATCACGAAGAGTCTGGCGCCGGGACACGAAGTGGTGAAGATCGTCCATGAAGAGTTGACCCGGCTGCTCGGCGGAGGCACGCGCGATCTTCGCGTGGCCGACCGTCCGCCGACCGTTGTGCTGCTGGCGGGACTCCAGGGCACCGGGAAGACCACCACCGCGGGCAAGCTGGCCCTCCGCCTGCGCCGCCGCGGCCGGCAGCCGCTGCTGGTGGCGACCGACCTGAAGCGGCCGGCGGCGGTGGCGCAACTGCAGACCGTCGGTGCGCAGGCGGGCGTGCCCGTCTTCGCCCAACCGGAGGCCACGGACCCGATCGCGGTGGCCCGGGCCGCCGTGGAGGCCGCGGCGAGGGAGGGACAGGATACCGTCATCATCGACTCCGCCGGCCGGCTGCACATCGACGACGAGCTGATGGCCGAGCTGCGGGCGATGCGCGAGGCGGTCCGTCCCCATGAGGTCCTCCTGGTCATGGACGCCATGGCCGGCCAGGACGCCGTGACGGTGGCCGAGCGCTTCCACCAGCGTCTCGGGCTGGACGGACTCATTGTCACCAAGCTCGACGGCGACGCGCGCGGCGGGGCGGTCCTCTCGGTCGTGGAGGTCACGGGAGTTCCCGTGCTCTTTGCCGGGACGGGCGAGAAGCTCGACGGCCTGGAGCCCTTCCACCCCGACCGCATGGCCTCGCGCATCCTGGGGATGGGCGACGTCCTCACCCTGATCGAGCGGGCGCAGGAGGCGGCGGATCGCGAGGCCGCGGCCGAACTGGAGCGCAAGCTGCGCCGGGCGGAGTTCACCCTGGAGGAGTTCCGCCAGCAGCTGCGTCAGGTGAGGAAGATGGGCCCGCTGGACGCCCTGCTGGAGATGATTCCCGGCCTGGGCCGGCAGCTCAAAGCCGGCGGAGGGATGGACGAGCGCCAGCTGGCGCGGGTGGAGGCGATCATCGACTCGATGACGCCGGAAGAACGCCGCCATCCGCAGCTCATCGACGGCAGCCGGCGCCGGCGGATCGCCCGCGGCAGCGGGACGTCGATTCAGGACGTGAATCGACTGCTGCGACAGTTCGAGGAGGCCCGCCGCCTGATCCGGCAGGTCGGCGAGATCGAGAAGAAGGGGAGGCGGGGCCGGTGGCCCTTCCCGCTCCCGTAGCGATGAGGAGGTCGGTATGGTCAAGATCCGGTTGATGCGCCTGGGGGGCAAGCACAAGCCGTTCTACCGTCTGGTGGTGGCGGACTCGCGCGCCCCCCGCAGCGGGCGGTACATCGAGGCGATCGGCTACTACAATCCCACGACGGAGCCCAGCACCATCTCCATCAATGNNNNNNNNNNNNNNNNNNNNNNNNNNNNNNNNNNNNNNNNNNNNNNNNNNNNNNNNNNNNNNNNNNNNNNNNNNNNNNNNNNNNNNNNNNNNNNNNNNTGGGGGGCAAGCACAAGCCGTTCTACCGTCTGGTGGTGGCGGACTCGCGCGCCCCCCGCAGCGGGCGGTACATCGAGGCGATCGGCTACTACAATCCCACGACGGAGCCCAGCACCATCTCCATCAATGAGGCCAAGGCCATCGCCTGGCTGCGCAAGGGGGCCCGACCCTCCGACGCCGCGCGGGTGTTGCTCCAGCGGACGGGCGTCCTGGAGCGGGCGGCGGCGAAGTCATGAGCGGTGCCGTAACCGCCGCAGAGACCCTGCGCGATCTCGTCGAGTTCCTGGCCGCCTCGCTCGTGGAGGAGCCGGGGGCGGTACGCGTGGAGACGGCAGCCGACGCCGCGGCCCTCCGCATCACGCTCCGCGTCGCCGCGGCGGATATGGGCAAGGTGATCGGCCGCCAGGGCCGGATTGCCCGCGCCCTGCGGTCGGTGGTGCGGGCCGCCGCGGCGCGCCAGGGCGTGCGGGTCCTGCTGGACATTTCAAGCACCGGCGCAGGAGGAGCCTGATGGGCATCACCGTCACCCGACCGGTGGTCATCAAGACCGTGGTCACGGAGAGCTTCAAACGCCTGTACATCCAGGATCTCGAGGACGCCCTCAAGCGCGTCGATGCCGTCGTGCAGCAGATCGACACGCAGATCCGTCGCACCGAACTGGAGCGCCAGATCTCGCCGCAGAGCCGGGCCGTGCGCCAGCAGCTGGAGCTGGAGCGGGCCCGCCAGGAGGCGACCAAAGCCGAACTGGCGATGCGGCTGCGGGAGGCTCAGGAGCTGCCCCTGAACTCGGAGTTCGCCCAGGGCACGCTGGAGAGTCTGGTCGAGATCTCGGTGGGGGACAACCTCTTCAACAAGATCGGCCGGGCGGAGGTTGTGGTGAAGGACGGCATCGTGCTGGAGATCCGCGAGGAGGGGTGATGCCCGCGGCCCCGCCGCTCGTGGTGGTGGGCCGGGTGCTCCGGCCGCACGGCGTCGGCGGCGAACTGCGCGTGCAGCCGGACACCGACTTCCCCGAGCGGCTGGGCATGCTGGGCCAGGCCGTCCTCCTCACCGAGGAACGCGCGGAACCGGTGCGGATCGAGGGGGTGCGGGCCGCCGGTGATGCGGTCCTGGTGAAGGTCGCCGGCATCGACACCCGTGCGGCGGCCGAGATCTGGCGGGGCGCGGCCCTGGCCGTGCCCCGCGAGCTGGCCGCCCCGCTGCCCGAGGGCCGCCACTATGTCTTCGAGGTGCTCGGCCTCACGGTCGAGGACGAAGGGGGGCGGCGGCTGGGTACCGTGGAGGAAATCATCCGCACCCCGGGCAACGACGTCTACGTGGTGCGGGGGGCGCGGGAGGTGCTGGTGCCCGCCATCGCCTCCGTGGTGTTGCGGATCGATCCGGCGCGGGGGCGCATGGTGATCCGGCCGCTGCCAGGGATGCTGGAGGAGTAGCCGCCGATGCGGGTGGACATCGTGACCATCTTTCCGCAGGCCTTCACGCCGCTCGAGCTCAGCGTGCTGGGACGGGCCCGCGAGCGCGGCCTGCTCCAGGTGAAGGTCTGGGACCTGCGCGACTTCACGGCCGACCGGCACCGCCAGGTGGACGACGCCCCCTACGGCGGTGGCGCCGGCATGGTCATGAAGCCGGAGCCCTTCTTCGCCGCGGTGGATGCCATCCGCAGGGAGGCGGGCGATCCGTCGCCGCGGATCATCCTCACCTCGCCCCAGGGCCGCACCCTGAACCAGGCCCTGGCCCGGGAGCTGGCAGGCGTCCGCCACCTGATCATCCTGTGCGGACACTACGAGGGGATCGACGAGCGCGTGCGACTGGGGCTGGCCACCGATGAGATCTCCATCGGCGACTATGTCCTGACGGGCGGAGAGCTGGCGGCGATGGTCATCGTCGACGCCGTGGCGCGCTTCATCCCGGGCGTGGTGGGGGACGCGGCATCGGTGGAGGCGGATTCCTTCGCCGGCGGGCTGCTGGACCACCCGCACTACACCCGGCCGCCGGAGTTCCTGGGG
This Armatimonadota bacterium DNA region includes the following protein-coding sequences:
- the ffh gene encoding signal recognition particle protein, with amino-acid sequence MFEALQDRFQAIIRNLTGRGVLSEADVDAALREVRLALLEADVNFRVVRVFVDRVRERAVGERITKSLAPGHEVVKIVHEELTRLLGGGTRDLRVADRPPTVVLLAGLQGTGKTTTAGKLALRLRRRGRQPLLVATDLKRPAAVAQLQTVGAQAGVPVFAQPEATDPIAVARAAVEAAAREGQDTVIIDSAGRLHIDDELMAELRAMREAVRPHEVLLVMDAMAGQDAVTVAERFHQRLGLDGLIVTKLDGDARGGAVLSVVEVTGVPVLFAGTGEKLDGLEPFHPDRMASRILGMGDVLTLIERAQEAADREAAAELERKLRRAEFTLEEFRQQLRQVRKMGPLDALLEMIPGLGRQLKAGGGMDERQLARVEAIIDSMTPEERRHPQLIDGSRRRRIARGSGTSIQDVNRLLRQFEEARRLIRQVGEIEKKGRRGRWPFPLP
- the rpsP gene encoding 30S ribosomal protein S16; translated protein: MVKIRLMRLGGKHKPFYRLVVADSRAPRSGRYIEAIGYYNPTTEPSTISIN
- the rpsP gene encoding 30S ribosomal protein S16 — its product is GGKHKPFYRLVVADSRAPRSGRYIEAIGYYNPTTEPSTISINEAKAIAWLRKGARPSDAARVLLQRTGVLERAAAKS
- a CDS encoding KH domain-containing protein; the protein is MSGAVTAAETLRDLVEFLAASLVEEPGAVRVETAADAAALRITLRVAAADMGKVIGRQGRIARALRSVVRAAAARQGVRVLLDISSTGAGGA
- a CDS encoding YlqD family protein; the protein is MGITVTRPVVIKTVVTESFKRLYIQDLEDALKRVDAVVQQIDTQIRRTELERQISPQSRAVRQQLELERARQEATKAELAMRLREAQELPLNSEFAQGTLESLVEISVGDNLFNKIGRAEVVVKDGIVLEIREEG
- the rimM gene encoding ribosome maturation factor RimM (Essential for efficient processing of 16S rRNA); translation: MPAAPPLVVVGRVLRPHGVGGELRVQPDTDFPERLGMLGQAVLLTEERAEPVRIEGVRAAGDAVLVKVAGIDTRAAAEIWRGAALAVPRELAAPLPEGRHYVFEVLGLTVEDEGGRRLGTVEEIIRTPGNDVYVVRGAREVLVPAIASVVLRIDPARGRMVIRPLPGMLEE
- the trmD gene encoding tRNA (guanosine(37)-N1)-methyltransferase TrmD; its protein translation is MRVDIVTIFPQAFTPLELSVLGRARERGLLQVKVWDLRDFTADRHRQVDDAPYGGGAGMVMKPEPFFAAVDAIRREAGDPSPRIILTSPQGRTLNQALARELAGVRHLIILCGHYEGIDERVRLGLATDEISIGDYVLTGGELAAMVIVDAVARFIPGVVGDAASVEADSFAGGLLDHPHYTRPPEFLGMKVPEVLLSGNHAAIARWRRAQRLRRTLERRPDLLKRDALSEEDRRLLDAEDLEIAQ